The following DNA comes from Centroberyx gerrardi isolate f3 chromosome 4, fCenGer3.hap1.cur.20231027, whole genome shotgun sequence.
TATAGCCTATGGTTATAGCAAGTCCCATATCAGGTTTTATCAGTAAGTAAGTTGTGAAAGTGAAGGGATGACTTGCGTTTAATAATTGGACATATACATGTATGTAAGCCCAGTGATGGTCGATAGCTTGGCTAATAAAATTTGACTAATCGTGTCGACGATATATATTTAGGTTCGTTTTTTTTGTGGTATCTGAATTTTATGTCATGTGATCAGTAATGGAGTGTTATGGTCAGATAATGTCAGTGAGACTTTAGATTTTCAAAACACCCCGTGTCTCATCGAGGCACCTTGACTTTAATTCCAGGCTGGTCCTCCTCAGGCTCCCTGGGTGTGGATTTTGGCTCTTTGCCAGTCCTTTGTAGATGAAAATGTCCCTGGCCCAGCGAGTGCTCCTCTCCTGGATCTTCgccctcatcttcctcatcatgtTGGTCCTCAAGCTGGACTCCAAGATTCACTGGAACTggttcctcatcttcctccctgTTTGGACCTTTGacaccatcctcatcctcatgcTGGTGGTGAAGATGGCAGGTCGCTGTAAACCGGGCTACGACCCCAGGGAGGGGGAGCAGAACCTGACGCGGAGGCTGTGGTACCTGCTGGCCCTGCTGCTGAAGCTGGCCTTCTGCCTGACTCTGTGCTCCCGCCTGGAGAAGCTCACAGACATTTGGATCAGCGTGGTGTGCATCCCTCTGTGGGTGCTGCTGGGTGGGGCGCTGGTGGAGCTGGGCTACAGCGTATTCCACTACAGGAGGGACTGAACTGGACGAAATTATAGATTGGACTCTTCCCTCCCTGAAATGAACTGAAGGTGTGAAATAGATGTTTGGGCTCTCTATAAAAGAAATGTACTAAAGGGGAGAAAACCTTTTTCATACATAAACATCGTCTATGCCCCTTATGCAATATTATTGGAGCATGGTTCAGAGGAAGGATTTCCGAACACCAGTCAAACACCATTAGTCATTTTCAGATAAAGCCAACTTCTACTTTGTGTCGGCAGTGGCATTACTACCTGTTGGCTTGTCTTCAATGGCAGGAGTAACTGGAATGGAGAAATGGGGTAGAGGTGAATTTGATTTTTACTGTATAAACTAGGCTTATCCTGCCAGGTGAGACCGGGCCCAAGAACAACAGGGTAATAGCATTCTAAACATGAcattaaattaatatttttctGACTTCTAGATCCGGGGGGAAAAATATGTTTGAAACCTGTTGAGCGATTCACTAGAATGTCCATGGAAAAGATGTGAGACGGTGTCATGTAAACAGAAACAAGCAGACAGGAAGGTTATTTATGTGCCGTCTTACCATGTCTCTACTATGTGCTTTAGTGAGTGATGCATCTTGCCATTGAGATCTGGCATTTATCCAACTACACTGGCTTCCAATTAtctgaaaaatatatacaagCATATCTCTTCCCTTGTTCGAGCTAGGTCACAATGTTTTGTGAATATATGCAATTCATCATCCACATAATGGATGTTTTAACTGTTGTCAGTGATTGGCAGTTGCATCTTTTGTGGGGGACATTTTCAATCCAGGCTTGTAATTAATTAGAAATTACCAAAATGACTTATTTGATGTGTTCTAGTGGTTGTCAGTGATGACTGAAGCGCACGTGATCTTTCATTCAGATCTAAAATATGCACACAAGGACCTTGTTCCAAGAACGGTTTATCTACTTAAGTCAGTTCTTCACTTTtaaaagagaacacacacaagtgcacatgcatgtacacacagttGTGGAATGTGGGATCCCCGTCACACtgaaactgtctgtctgaccgtgAAACCTTGTATTGACGGCATTAAATAATCTGATCTGCACTAGAATGCACTGCGTGCCACTGAGCCATATGATGCCTGTTCATGAAATCGCTGTTAAATAAAATTCTAGTGTTTTATAATTTCTGTCAAACTGTAGAGCTGGATGAATCACCAAAAAATACTATATAAAATGTGTCACATCTATTTGCCAATACTCATCCCAAAATATCCCTCTGCCACTGACACAATCTGAATGTAAATCCAGAACTTCCAGCAACTACTTGGATTAAAAACTCCTCCTTTGCACTGTGTAAAGATGTGTTTATTTCCTGTAAAATATTTGGTTTACATCCTTGGAATCCTCTACCTGTGATCTCATTATGCAAATATCTTAATTTGCAG
Coding sequences within:
- the tmem60 gene encoding transmembrane protein 60: MKMSLAQRVLLSWIFALIFLIMLVLKLDSKIHWNWFLIFLPVWTFDTILILMLVVKMAGRCKPGYDPREGEQNLTRRLWYLLALLLKLAFCLTLCSRLEKLTDIWISVVCIPLWVLLGGALVELGYSVFHYRRD